The Oscillospiraceae bacterium DNA window TGGTGGGAGAGGGTGGATTCGAACCACCGAAGGCGGAGCCAACAGATTTACAGTCTGCCCCCTTTGGCCACTCGGGAACTCTCCCTGGAGCTGGTGATGGGACTCGAACCCGCGACCTGCTGATTACAAATCAGCTGCTCTACCAATTGAGCTACACCAGCAAAATATTTTGGTAACAACATTTTAATTATAAAATATAATTACCGATTTGTCAACACCTTTTTTAAAAAAGATGGTCGAGGCGACAGGACTTGAACCTGCGGCATCTTGGTCCCAAACCAAGCACTCTACCAAACTGAGCTACGCCTCGATAAGTTGTTTTAGTCAACGCAAAATATATTATACATCTTTTAATTTGGTTTGTCAAGAAAAAAATTAAATTTTTTTCTTAAGTTTTTTATATCTTGTCTTGTAAACATATAAAAAATATGATAGAATAGTTTTATATTATTCATTAATGCTATAATACATTAAAGGTGATTAAATGGAATATAAAAATATTAAAGGCATAATTGTCAAGGAAGCTAAGTATAAAGAAAATGATAAGATTCTAACCATCGTTACCGATGCACTCGGAAAAGTAAATGTAATTGCAAAGGGTGTGGCAAAGCCAACATCTAAACTTAATGCACTTGCCCCTCTTGCTCTTATTGAATTTGACTTAAAATCAGTTTCTGATAATATGTATATTTCCACAGGTGCGTCTAAACTTATTGATTTTTATGATATTTCAAAAGACCTTGAAACTTATGCTTATGTTTCCTATATTCTTAATTTAGCAAACGATATGTTTTTATATGACGACACTTTTCCTGAACTGTTCAAACTGCTTATAAATACCATATATTTATATTATAAAGGCACTAAAAACAAGGAACTTTTAAAATGTGTTTTTGAACTCAGGGCGCTTATAATTTCAGGATATGCAATAAACATTGATGAATGTGCTTTTTGCGGAAAAGAAGAAGCAGAATATATAAACTTATACGAGGGTGAATGTTACTGTAAAACTTGCGGAAACTCCGATATGGGAAAAACTATATCGCCGTCTGTTCTTCTTTCTCTAAAACATATTACCTATTCAGACGAAAAGAAACTTTTTTCTTTTTCTCTTAACGGACCTTATATTAAAGAACTCAGTATAATCAGTACAAATTACATTAAAATTTGCATGGAAAAAGAGTATTCCAGCCTAAAATATTTAAGAAATATTCAGAAAGGATTAAAATAAAATGTTAAAAGAAGTAAAATATCAGAAAAAACCTCAGTTTATTACAATGTTAGAAAAAAAAGGTGGAATTAACTATAAAGTATATGAAAAAGACCATCTTACTATTCTTTCAGGTCAGGAACCGAAAGGGAAAAACAAATCTTTGATATATCATATAACGGTTAATTCCAAAAAAAGATATAAAGCATCAAAAGCAGAACTTTTGGAAATTGCAAAAGAAATTTTGCCAAAAGACACAAAATATAAAATTAAAAAAAGTTTCTTTATGAAAACTGTTTCACATATTTATGAGGTTCAATAAATTACATAATATAAGAACCTCACGAAAATCTAAAAGCCAAAGGCTTAAGATTTTCGGAGAACCTTGTTGTGTTAATTCACAATAAAAAGGCAAAATCGCTATATAGCATGATTTTGCCTTTATTTATTCATAATTTTATAAATTTTATATTTTAATCTAAATCATTTCCGGAAGTTCAAGTCCTGATTTAATCCCTGCTTCCTTACATTTTAAGAAAAATGCCATATTTACCGCAAGTTTTTTTACGATAGAAATTCCCTCTTCGTCCTTTAATACTTCGTCAGGAGATATTCCATAAACTACATTCCAGTATTTCGAAGATATCACAGGCATTTCGGCCAAAGTGAAATATTTGTTTAACTGGTCAACTGTTACAGTCGCCCCTGCTCTTCTTGCCACAGCAATCCCTGCTGCAGGTTTTAGATAATATGCTCCGCTTTTTTTAGAAGAATAGAAGAGTCTGTCCATAAACGAACTCAACTGCCCTCCCATTGCGGCATAATGAACAGGTGAGCCAAATATAAAAGCATCAAACTCCTTTGCTTTTTTGGCAAAAACATTTACACTGTCGTCCATAAAACATTTTCCCAGTTTGACACACGCTTTACATCCTAAACATCCGGATATGGGTTTTGCACCTATCCAGAATATTTCTGAAGAAATTCCTTCCTTTTCTAAAGTTTCACCCACAATATTTAAAACTGTATACGTTGAACCTTTTTCGTGTGGGCTTCCATTTACTAATGCAACTTTCATTTTTTAAAATCTTCCTTTCAATTTTTGTTCATAATTTGCTGTTTTATCAGAACGACACATAGGTCGTTCCCTACTTTTTTCGTTCCGGAGGTTTTTAGCATCCCCTTATATTTCATTTTCAGTTATTATTTTAAATCCATTATCAATGAGCATCTGACAAGCGATGCCATTACCTTCTTTCAATGTAGCAGAAAAACTACCGTCATATACCTGTCCAAGTCCGCAGGAAGGACTTTTGGCTTTTAGTATAATAAGTTCGGGCTTTTTATTTTTTGCAATTTCCAGTGCATATTTCCCACCTGATATAAAATTTTTTGTAACATTTTCCCCTTTTATATTAAACACCTTATCCCCTTTTATTTCACTTGGCGGGCGGGGTGTTGGAAGTCCGCCCATAACTTCCGGACAAATTTTTATGTATTCTTTATCTTTTAAAAATTCAAGAACTTTTTCATTTTTGTTATTATCGCCATTATATTTACAGTTCTCTCCGACTAAGCAGGCACTAACTAAAATCATACTGTTTCCCTCCCCATATTATATTATATTAAATATGTTAAAATGTCAAAGAAATATATAATTTCTTTACAAAACGAATAACTTATTGTATAATATAGTTAGCCGTCGGAGAATTATGTAAATATGCCTCTAACATTTAAAAACGCATTTAATTAACTCTCCAACAGCTAAAAAGTGAGGATTATATTATATGATTAAA harbors:
- the recO gene encoding DNA repair protein RecO, producing the protein MEYKNIKGIIVKEAKYKENDKILTIVTDALGKVNVIAKGVAKPTSKLNALAPLALIEFDLKSVSDNMYISTGASKLIDFYDISKDLETYAYVSYILNLANDMFLYDDTFPELFKLLINTIYLYYKGTKNKELLKCVFELRALIISGYAINIDECAFCGKEEAEYINLYEGECYCKTCGNSDMGKTISPSVLLSLKHITYSDEKKLFSFSLNGPYIKELSIISTNYIKICMEKEYSSLKYLRNIQKGLK
- a CDS encoding flavodoxin family protein, which produces MKVALVNGSPHEKGSTYTVLNIVGETLEKEGISSEIFWIGAKPISGCLGCKACVKLGKCFMDDSVNVFAKKAKEFDAFIFGSPVHYAAMGGQLSSFMDRLFYSSKKSGAYYLKPAAGIAVARRAGATVTVDQLNKYFTLAEMPVISSKYWNVVYGISPDEVLKDEEGISIVKKLAVNMAFFLKCKEAGIKSGLELPEMI
- a CDS encoding DUF523 domain-containing protein, which codes for MILVSACLVGENCKYNGDNNKNEKVLEFLKDKEYIKICPEVMGGLPTPRPPSEIKGDKVFNIKGENVTKNFISGGKYALEIAKNKKPELIILKAKSPSCGLGQVYDGSFSATLKEGNGIACQMLIDNGFKIITENEI